Proteins co-encoded in one uncultured Draconibacterium sp. genomic window:
- a CDS encoding IS3 family transposase, translated as MKAVDTAKKTKLASCETTCQCFGLHRDAYYKYKKRSAARLEVEKKVIKLVNYERLTQPRVGTRKLMMALHITFNLMGLKVGRDELYRILRKYDMLIVRKKTSCKTTDSYHHFHKYNNLIKDLKITRPNQVWVSDITYIRTYNGFCYLALITDLYSRKIVGYDISNSLELAGCLRALKKALANAKPANGLIHHSDRGAQYCSNQYVRILKNKDFKISMTEENHCYENAIAERVNGILKDEFFLDQTFASLKEAKRATKNAINIYNNKRLHLSLDYKTPQNVYNEAA; from the coding sequence ATGAAAGCAGTTGATACAGCAAAAAAAACAAAGCTGGCAAGTTGCGAGACGACTTGTCAATGCTTTGGACTACATCGGGATGCCTATTATAAATACAAGAAGAGGAGTGCTGCCCGACTAGAAGTAGAAAAGAAAGTCATAAAGCTTGTCAATTATGAGCGACTAACTCAACCGCGCGTTGGTACTCGAAAGTTGATGATGGCGCTACATATAACATTTAATCTAATGGGATTAAAGGTTGGACGTGATGAACTTTACAGGATCTTACGTAAATACGACATGTTGATTGTACGTAAGAAAACAAGTTGTAAAACAACCGATTCATATCATCATTTTCACAAGTACAATAATTTGATTAAAGACCTTAAAATAACAAGGCCAAATCAGGTATGGGTTAGCGATATTACCTACATCAGAACATACAACGGCTTTTGCTATTTAGCTCTCATTACTGACTTATACTCAAGAAAAATTGTTGGTTACGATATTAGCAACTCTCTTGAGCTGGCTGGGTGTTTGCGGGCTCTCAAAAAGGCCCTGGCAAACGCAAAGCCTGCCAATGGATTGATCCATCATTCTGACCGTGGAGCTCAATACTGCTCTAATCAATATGTCAGAATATTAAAAAACAAAGACTTCAAAATTAGCATGACCGAAGAAAATCATTGTTATGAGAATGCTATTGCTGAACGTGTTAATGGTATTTTAAAAGATGAGTTTTTCCTGGACCAAACATTTGCTAGTTTAAAAGAGGCTAAGCGTGCTACAAAAAATGCAATCAATATTTACAATAACAAAAGACTTCATTTATCTTTAGACTATAAAACGCCTCAAAACGTGTATAATGAGGCAGCTTAA
- a CDS encoding transposase, with translation MYKNDQVYRRYSESFKLKILSELSTGKYNKRQLGRIYGIQNSTINEWIKKYNRTDLMNTRINVETKDEITRIKALQKEVKKLKEALVKKDLDQLVLDSYLEVSAEKLGFKNAEELKKNLGKKR, from the coding sequence ATGTATAAAAATGATCAAGTTTACAGACGTTATTCGGAAAGTTTCAAACTCAAAATTTTATCCGAACTTAGTACCGGTAAGTATAACAAACGGCAGCTCGGACGTATTTATGGCATTCAAAACAGTACAATCAATGAATGGATCAAAAAATACAACAGAACTGACTTAATGAACACTCGTATAAACGTGGAAACTAAAGACGAAATCACCAGAATTAAAGCACTACAAAAAGAAGTTAAAAAGCTCAAAGAAGCCCTTGTTAAGAAAGATCTGGACCAGTTGGTACTGGATTCATATCTTGAAGTATCAGCTGAAAAACTAGGTTTCAAAAACGCCGAAGAATTAAAAAAAAATTTAGGCAAGAAACGCTAA
- a CDS encoding choice-of-anchor J domain-containing protein, which yields MNDLSNPILKIRKTYLIICLILLFFNVANSQNEDYELPYSEGFEKNTFEWTTFPDGWKRVKYAKDSLDSSIVAEDGEYFLSLQVKGNINCQLVSPLFSCLEGVSSQFSFSYSTVSIDNLKISLLVQTNGDSWEKVWSKSVINTAWQEQSVNLSQFAGQSFRLKIEITGYSESESFICFDNIGLLSSFSKVGRDTLLSDKSTALITDKTLLSPISSRGYSLGAGLNNMQLKSTSISPDTGVDIFNSGNYDVYQYTITGETTEILNARRSQYNYSIFQVNAPETNPNESTLALMNELGTSGAEFMDLYNMSYSGASQFGIRLQKRGAGVLKPFVIDFFDGTTNTRVFQTESSKYSTFYGGLGLEGSFFSIKSNGDGYTYSGIELESSESTTSKLWQIVHKQDIPNALSFNFHNGTSWTFPLLILANGHILAGTFSDSGDKINVNGAINATGYKVDGSLLNVNHLSSGDAQADQVPVADGAGGIAWQRLSGGGETSVWTSNSGTISYNDGDVSIGTNAIPHNLYVPGKIYASEVKVLASVPVPDYVFEKSYQLTTLDELENYLEENKHLPGIPSGKEIETDGFSLSEMNLLLLKKVEELTLYVINQQKEIEELKKKCNK from the coding sequence ATGAATGACCTCTCTAACCCTATTCTTAAAATAAGAAAAACTTATTTGATTATTTGTCTAATCCTACTTTTTTTTAATGTTGCTAATTCTCAAAATGAAGACTATGAGCTGCCATATTCTGAAGGTTTTGAGAAAAATACATTTGAGTGGACGACTTTTCCAGATGGATGGAAACGGGTTAAATATGCAAAAGATTCTTTAGATTCATCTATTGTTGCAGAGGATGGAGAATATTTTCTTTCTCTCCAGGTGAAAGGAAATATAAATTGCCAACTTGTTAGTCCGTTATTTTCATGTTTGGAAGGTGTATCCTCTCAATTTTCTTTTTCTTATAGTACGGTTTCAATTGACAATTTAAAGATCAGTTTATTAGTCCAGACTAATGGTGACAGTTGGGAAAAAGTCTGGTCAAAATCGGTTATCAATACTGCGTGGCAGGAACAATCAGTCAATTTATCTCAATTTGCAGGACAATCTTTTAGATTAAAGATAGAAATTACAGGTTATTCTGAATCGGAAAGCTTCATTTGCTTTGATAACATAGGGCTTCTCTCTTCCTTTTCCAAAGTAGGAAGAGATACTTTGTTATCGGATAAATCTACTGCTCTAATCACAGATAAGACCTTATTATCTCCAATATCATCCAGAGGATATTCTTTGGGAGCTGGGTTGAATAATATGCAACTAAAATCGACGAGCATAAGCCCTGATACTGGAGTCGATATTTTTAACTCTGGTAATTATGATGTTTACCAATATACAATCACTGGGGAAACAACTGAAATCTTAAATGCCAGGCGCTCTCAGTACAATTATTCTATTTTTCAGGTAAATGCACCTGAAACCAACCCGAATGAATCTACTTTGGCCCTTATGAACGAACTAGGGACGAGTGGTGCTGAGTTTATGGACTTGTACAATATGAGTTATTCTGGAGCAAGCCAATTTGGGATAAGGTTACAAAAAAGGGGGGCTGGAGTCTTAAAACCCTTTGTTATTGATTTTTTTGATGGGACAACAAATACAAGAGTTTTTCAAACAGAGAGTAGTAAGTATAGTACTTTCTATGGAGGGTTAGGATTAGAAGGTAGTTTTTTCTCAATTAAAAGTAATGGGGATGGATATACTTATTCCGGTATTGAACTAGAAAGTAGTGAGTCTACGACTTCCAAACTTTGGCAGATCGTACATAAACAAGATATTCCAAACGCGCTTTCATTTAACTTTCACAATGGCACTTCTTGGACATTCCCATTGTTGATATTGGCTAATGGACATATTTTGGCTGGGACTTTTTCCGATTCAGGGGACAAGATAAATGTAAATGGTGCAATCAATGCAACCGGGTATAAAGTAGATGGCTCATTATTAAATGTGAACCATTTATCAAGTGGCGATGCACAGGCCGATCAGGTACCAGTGGCCGATGGGGCTGGGGGGATTGCCTGGCAAAGGTTATCTGGCGGTGGGGAAACATCAGTTTGGACAAGTAATTCAGGGACTATTTCTTACAATGACGGGGATGTAAGCATAGGGACCAATGCTATCCCTCATAATTTATACGTGCCTGGAAAAATATACGCATCTGAAGTTAAAGTCCTGGCTTCAGTACCGGTGCCGGATTATGTCTTTGAAAAAAGTTATCAGTTAACAACATTAGACGAGTTGGAAAACTATCTGGAAGAAAACAAACACCTTCCCGGTATCCCTTCAGGGAAAGAAATCGAAACTGATGGGTTTAGCCTGTCCGAAATGAATCTACTGCTGCTTAAAAAAGTGGAGGAGTTGACTCTTTACGTTATAAACCAGCAGAAAGAGATTGAAGAATTAAAAAAGAAGTGTAATAAATAA